In the Candidatus Cloacimonadota bacterium genome, one interval contains:
- a CDS encoding protein-export chaperone SecB: MNKQEQPGIIVKSIHQRKCSFERRQGNRGPLANNFAFKYGYRILDDGCGIAELTLSVKGINKESKEDIFDSEITYIGMFSYIEGSENMSMEDFLANNAPALLMPYIRESLSSLSAKAGLPVVYLPPINIVALLNQQAIKNQG, from the coding sequence ATGAACAAACAAGAACAGCCCGGAATAATTGTGAAGTCGATCCATCAGCGTAAGTGTAGCTTTGAGAGAAGACAGGGGAATAGAGGTCCATTAGCCAACAACTTTGCTTTCAAATATGGGTATCGGATTCTGGATGATGGATGTGGCATTGCTGAGCTGACGCTATCGGTGAAGGGGATCAATAAGGAATCAAAAGAAGATATATTTGATTCTGAGATTACCTACATAGGCATGTTTAGCTACATTGAAGGTTCTGAGAACATGAGTATGGAAGACTTTCTGGCCAATAACGCGCCTGCACTACTAATGCCATACATCAGAGAGAGTCTTTCGAGTTTAAGTGCCAAAGCAGGCCTGCCGGTGGTATATCTGCCTCCGATCAATATAGTTGCCCTATTGAATCAACAAGCCATTAAGAATCAAGGGTAA
- a CDS encoding helix-turn-helix domain-containing protein, whose protein sequence is MANSKKVWLHKHNESAKELNIDFSLIPKWKRDLIDIVAELSVKRIKLRMTQDELAKKMGVKQPVVARFEHMGRTPGLESIYRYAEGLGVELKPLQFAEAFRFPKPEDEEEDYPAELYAPWQKNVYGIVADLAVYRIKQRVSQAELAKRMGTSQSVITRFERMGRIPTIEFIYKVAAALGVELEGLKVIEVQQRSIEFACSSDSISVTIQSDIVSNLVEQVIQCNFDKEMDTTNITEFKIYIPSQVIAFEKFEISNEGIDCVVELNSSDESQNTETLVFTKDYLTAA, encoded by the coding sequence ATGGCAAACTCAAAAAAGGTATGGCTTCACAAGCATAATGAGTCCGCGAAAGAGCTGAATATAGATTTCTCTTTGATCCCCAAGTGGAAACGGGATCTAATCGATATTGTTGCAGAGCTCTCTGTGAAAAGAATCAAACTAAGGATGACTCAGGACGAACTGGCTAAGAAGATGGGTGTGAAGCAACCTGTGGTAGCCAGGTTTGAACACATGGGCCGGACGCCCGGGCTGGAATCAATCTATAGGTATGCTGAAGGGCTGGGCGTGGAGCTCAAGCCGCTGCAATTTGCCGAGGCATTCCGCTTTCCCAAGCCTGAGGATGAAGAAGAAGATTACCCTGCTGAGCTGTATGCCCCCTGGCAGAAAAATGTGTATGGCATAGTAGCGGATCTGGCAGTATATCGGATAAAACAAAGAGTGAGTCAAGCTGAACTGGCAAAGCGCATGGGCACCAGTCAATCCGTGATTACCCGCTTTGAGAGAATGGGCAGAATTCCCACCATTGAGTTCATCTACAAAGTAGCCGCTGCATTGGGGGTGGAACTGGAAGGGCTGAAGGTAATTGAAGTTCAGCAGCGCAGTATTGAATTTGCATGTTCCTCAGATTCAATCAGCGTTACAATTCAATCTGATATTGTTTCGAATTTGGTTGAACAGGTAATACAGTGTAACTTCGATAAGGAAATGGACACTACTAATATCACGGAATTCAAAATATACATTCCTAGCCAAGTCATAGCATTTGAGAAATTCGAAATATCAAATGAGGGCATTGATTGTGTTGTTGAGTTAAATAGCTCAGATGAATCACAGAACACAGAGACACTAGTGTTTACGAAAGATTACCTGACAGCAGCTTAA